One genomic window of Candidatus Zixiibacteriota bacterium includes the following:
- a CDS encoding HDOD domain-containing protein produces MEKIRLLDNIDASKDLLSIPDTLIRVLEAVSSEETSPDQLADIILKDPSLTARVLKMSNSSYYMRSAQIKTVHQGIRVLGANAIKCIALSVSVFVPPRKDSVLGEPELRQFYLHCIGVGLLARKMAQNLGIKNTEEAFVAGLLHDLGKLYMMNAHPEAYLRVREMINSGDDDIEAERRVFDVDHAELGSIIATRWRLPEDLQRVVRSHHHLDLNPNSDRLLAIVQLANILARNIQTPNIKYIERNSHQVARLAESLQFNREFMDSLAFELLDEAVAAATTIGIDIGNSTDLLTRANRELCRSYLTIEGLFKDRQELSGKLLAEERLAGMVRSKNIAIATLSHYLNNVATAISGRVQLLQMAVEKKEIVDRTGKIDVSLKVVENSILKILAVLAELKALSRFDDQEFYNDSDAINIDERIRERMEAFDRQMVNS; encoded by the coding sequence ATGGAAAAGATACGCCTCCTTGACAATATCGATGCCTCGAAGGACTTACTGTCAATTCCCGACACGCTCATCCGAGTCCTGGAAGCCGTGTCCTCGGAAGAAACCTCCCCGGACCAATTGGCTGATATCATCCTGAAAGACCCGTCCCTGACGGCGCGCGTGCTCAAGATGTCCAACTCCAGCTACTATATGCGCAGCGCGCAGATCAAGACCGTACATCAGGGAATCCGGGTGCTGGGGGCGAATGCCATCAAGTGCATTGCGCTGTCGGTTTCGGTATTTGTGCCGCCGCGCAAGGATTCGGTGCTGGGCGAGCCGGAACTGCGGCAATTCTATTTGCATTGTATCGGCGTTGGCCTGTTAGCGCGCAAAATGGCGCAGAATCTCGGCATCAAGAACACCGAGGAGGCGTTTGTCGCCGGGTTGCTGCATGACCTGGGCAAGCTGTACATGATGAATGCGCATCCCGAGGCCTATCTGCGGGTGCGGGAAATGATCAATAGCGGCGACGACGACATCGAAGCCGAGCGCCGCGTGTTCGACGTCGACCACGCCGAACTGGGCAGCATCATTGCCACGCGCTGGCGGTTGCCGGAAGACTTGCAGCGCGTTGTCCGCTCGCATCACCATCTCGATCTAAATCCCAATTCCGACCGGCTGCTGGCGATCGTGCAATTGGCCAATATTCTGGCGCGCAACATCCAGACGCCGAACATCAAGTACATCGAGCGCAATTCGCATCAAGTCGCGCGGCTGGCGGAGTCGCTGCAATTCAATCGCGAGTTTATGGATAGCCTGGCCTTCGAGTTGCTCGACGAAGCGGTTGCAGCGGCGACGACCATCGGCATCGACATCGGCAATTCGACCGACCTGCTCACGCGCGCCAACCGTGAGTTGTGCCGCTCGTACCTGACGATTGAAGGATTGTTCAAGGACCGCCAGGAGCTGTCGGGCAAGCTGCTGGCCGAGGAGCGACTGGCGGGGATGGTGCGTTCGAAGAACATCGCCATCGCGACGCTCTCGCATTACCTGAACAACGTCGCGACGGCCATCAGCGGGCGCGTGCAGTTGCTGCAGATGGCGGTCGAGAAGAAGGAAATCGTCGATCGCACCGGCAAAATCGACGTCTCGCTCAAGGTGGTCGAAAACTCGATCCTCAAGATTCTGGCCGTCCTGGCCGAGCTGAAGGCGCTGTCGCGTTTCGACGACCAGGAGTTCTATAACGACTCTGATGCGATCAACATCGACGAGCGCATCCGTGAGCGCATGGAAGCCTTCGACCGGCAGATGGTCAATTCTTAG